Proteins encoded within one genomic window of Cyprinus carpio isolate SPL01 chromosome B22, ASM1834038v1, whole genome shotgun sequence:
- the hsd11b1la gene encoding hydroxysteroid 11-beta-dehydrogenase 1-like protein, protein MNLYAKLLLLGSICVAFIAVRWSAPSFNKESLKGARVLVTGASTGIGEQLAYHYARLGAQLVITARRGNVLEQVVSKCLEIGAQRALFIPADMASPSDAESVVQYAIEKLGGLDYLVLNHIGPSPYRMWDGDVEHTRWLLEVNFLSYVQMTQKALPALEKSNGSIVVVSSLLGKMCGPFALPYAATKFALNGFFGGLQHELAMQKSNVSITICILGLIDTDSAMEKIKGYINMTAYPAHEAAWHIIEAGASRQPETFYPWYTFYACLFRDWFPYLRDQAIQNSYTYNPQVNKEPVTGS, encoded by the exons ATGAATCTTTATGCCAAGTTACTGCTGCTGGGCAGCATATGCGTTGCTTTCATCGCGGTTCGATGGAGTGCTCCGTCATTTAATAAGG AGTCCTTGAAAGGTGCCAGGGTGCTGGTGACTGGTGCCAGTACTGGCATCGGCGAGCAGTTGGCGTACCACTATGCTCGTTTAGGAGCCCAACTCGTTATCACAGCGAGGAGAGGAAATGTCCTAGAGCAG GTTGTGAGTAAGTGCTTGGAAATTGGGGCTCAAAGGGCCTTGTTTATCCCTGCGGACATGGCGAGCCCCTCCGATGCTGAAAGCGTGGTGCAGTACGCCATCGAAAAGCTTGGGGGTCTGGATTACCTGGTTCTGAACCACATTGGGCCCAGTCCATACAGAATGTGGGATGGAGACGTGGAGCACACACGATGGCTGCTAGAG GTGAATTTTCTTAGTTATGTACAGATGACTCAGAAAGCTTTGCCTGCTCTTGAAAAGAGTAACGGATCAATAGTTGTTGTTTCCTCCCTGCTAG GAAAAATGTGCGGCCCCTTTGCTTTGCCGTATGCTGCAACAAAGTTTGCACTCAATGGTTTCTTTGGAGGCCTTCAGCATGAGCTAGCTATGCAAAAAAGCAATGTGTCCATAACCATCTGCATACTCGGCCTGATCGACACAGATAGTGCCATGGAGAAAATCAA AGGTTACATCAATATGACCGCCTACCCTGCACACGAAGCCGCCTGGCACATTATCGAAGCTGGAGCGTCTCGACAGCCTGAGACCTTCTACCCTTGGTACACCTTCTACGCCTGTCTCTTCAGGGATTGGTTCCCCTACTTAAGGGATCAGGCGATTCAAAACTCCTACACATATAATCCACAAGTTAATAAGGAACCAGTTACTGGAAGCTGA
- the LOC109094154 gene encoding MICOS complex subunit MIC13-like: MAARILPVVKFATKVTIAGGALYVAYDAGLLGDGKEGSVALGRAKAAVPPAVEEWMKYFSVELPAVPNIEFSPLDAWNSGVQKSVHALSVAPSTVSDYTKQGLQYVNDLTK, translated from the exons ATGGCTGCCAGGATTTTGCCTGTAGTCAA GTTTGCAACAAAAGTTACGATTGCAGGTGGCGCCCTTTATGTTGCATACGATGCAGGACTTCTTGGAGATGGTAAAGAGGGATCTGTCGCCTTGGGTCGAGCTAAAGCTGCCGTCCCACCTGCTGTGGAGGAGTGGATGAAGTATTTCAGCGTCGAG ctTCCTGCCGTGCCCAACATTGAGTTCTCACCACTGGATGCATGGAACTCAG GGGTCCAGAAGTCTGTCCATGCTCTATCAGTCGCCCCGTCCACAGTTAGTGACTACACCAAACAAGGCCTCCAATACGTTAATGACCTCACAAAATGA